A portion of the Cellulophaga algicola DSM 14237 genome contains these proteins:
- a CDS encoding Abi family protein: protein MSKKATTAKEQIVILKERGMTFDCGEEKAEEILLDIGYYRLGFYWFPFEIDKDHNFEKGTLFSNIINLYYLDVDLRNVLLKYLKRIEVNFRTKIIYYTSNKHKEDPIWYSNPKIMAHWFINNLDIKLYTDKFKDENKQIKLHHIKYRNDIYAPTWKTFEFLTFGAIVTVFNALKSEELKKEISKLYGLNNLNTFINFIHTIKFIRNICAHAGVLYDLNFPQGIYKIPRTKFNDNNNQSLDAGIKTISFILKNISEERHNDMNIEINMLFKEYENNETIKLIITDKIGYKM, encoded by the coding sequence ATGAGTAAAAAAGCAACAACTGCAAAAGAACAAATAGTAATTTTAAAAGAAAGAGGAATGACTTTCGATTGCGGAGAAGAAAAAGCTGAAGAAATACTCCTAGATATCGGTTATTATAGACTTGGATTTTATTGGTTTCCTTTCGAAATAGACAAGGACCATAACTTTGAAAAAGGAACGTTATTTTCGAATATAATTAACCTTTACTACTTAGACGTAGATTTAAGAAATGTTTTACTTAAATATTTAAAGCGTATAGAGGTTAACTTTAGAACTAAAATTATTTATTATACTTCTAATAAACATAAAGAAGACCCTATATGGTATTCCAATCCTAAAATAATGGCTCATTGGTTTATAAACAATCTAGATATAAAACTATACACAGATAAATTTAAAGACGAGAATAAGCAAATAAAACTTCACCATATAAAATACAGAAATGATATATATGCACCTACTTGGAAAACTTTTGAGTTTTTGACATTTGGAGCAATCGTTACTGTTTTTAACGCATTAAAAAGTGAGGAACTTAAAAAAGAAATTTCAAAACTTTATGGATTAAACAACCTAAATACATTTATAAATTTTATTCATACTATAAAATTTATTCGAAATATTTGTGCTCACGCAGGAGTATTATATGATTTAAATTTCCCTCAAGGTATATACAAAATCCCTAGAACTAAATTTAACGACAACAATAATCAATCATTAGATGCTGGAATCAAAACAATATCCTTTATTTTAAAAAACATATCTGAGGAAAGACATAATGATATGAATATTGAAATAAATATGTTGTTCAAAGAATACGAAAATAACGAGACGATTAAATTAATAATTACGGATAAAATTGGTTATAAGATGTAA
- a CDS encoding CYTH domain-containing protein → MVEIERKFLVLSNAYKTEANTKTRIVQGFLNTDPERTVRIRIKGDQGFITVKGKGNTTGVSRFEWEKEIAVPEAEALLKIAEPGSIDKFRYEVQVGKHIFEVDEFFGENEGLIVAEVELSSEEEAFEKPNWLGEEVSGITKYYNSQLSKNPFKKW, encoded by the coding sequence ATGGTTGAAATAGAACGAAAATTTTTAGTGTTGTCTAATGCTTACAAAACAGAGGCAAACACTAAAACTAGAATAGTACAAGGTTTTTTAAATACTGATCCTGAGCGTACAGTAAGGATAAGGATTAAAGGTGATCAAGGCTTTATAACCGTAAAAGGAAAAGGAAATACTACAGGAGTTTCTCGCTTTGAATGGGAAAAGGAGATTGCTGTCCCAGAAGCAGAAGCCTTGCTAAAAATTGCAGAACCTGGTAGTATTGATAAGTTCAGATATGAGGTACAAGTAGGAAAGCATATTTTTGAGGTTGATGAGTTTTTTGGTGAAAATGAAGGTTTGATAGTGGCTGAGGTTGAGTTAAGCTCAGAGGAAGAAGCTTTTGAGAAACCAAATTGGTTAGGAGAAGAAGTTTCTGGAATAACAAAATATTATAATTCTCAATTAAGTAAGAATCCGTTTAAGAAATGGTAG
- a CDS encoding NAD(P)H-binding protein translates to MKTKDKTAIILGATGLTGGLLLDYLLKDDRYQKIKLFSRSSVGISHPKIEEHLIDLLSLEEHKEDFMADEVFCCIGTTKKKTPDNETYKKIDYGIPVTAAKVAKSNEVNTFIVISALGASAKSTVFYNTVKGEMEDAVLAQKFPRTFILQPSLIGGERTEKRTGEWIFKKVMKVLNMVLIGSLKKYRTIAPETIAAAMIWLANNDYSQTIIESDKIKALVQ, encoded by the coding sequence ATGAAAACAAAAGATAAGACTGCTATTATTCTTGGTGCAACCGGACTCACAGGTGGACTATTATTAGATTACTTATTAAAGGATGATCGCTATCAAAAAATAAAATTATTCTCAAGATCTTCTGTAGGAATTTCTCATCCTAAAATTGAAGAACACTTGATAGATCTTTTAAGCTTAGAAGAACATAAGGAAGATTTCATGGCAGATGAGGTGTTCTGTTGCATTGGAACAACCAAAAAGAAAACTCCAGATAATGAAACCTATAAAAAGATAGATTATGGTATTCCTGTTACAGCAGCAAAAGTGGCAAAAAGTAACGAAGTAAATACTTTTATAGTTATTTCAGCCTTAGGAGCAAGTGCAAAAAGTACGGTGTTTTACAATACAGTAAAAGGAGAGATGGAAGATGCTGTTTTGGCACAGAAATTTCCTAGGACTTTTATTTTGCAACCTTCTTTAATTGGGGGAGAGAGGACAGAAAAAAGAACAGGGGAATGGATCTTTAAGAAAGTAATGAAAGTGCTAAATATGGTTCTTATAGGCTCATTAAAGAAGTATAGAACTATTGCGCCAGAAACTATTGCAGCTGCAATGATTTGGTTGGCGAATAATGACTATAGCCAAACTATAATAGAATCTGATAAAATAAAGGCTTTAGTGCAGTAA
- the dinB gene encoding DNA polymerase IV codes for MSIDLPIRKIIHVDMDAFYASVEELDNPDLKGKPLAVGGSEIRGVVAAANYEARKYGVRSAMSSVMAKRNCPQITFVQPRFERYKEISQKIRKIFYDYTDLVEPLSLDEAYLDVTVNKKGNPSASLIAKEIRQRIFDELGLVASAGISINKFIAKVASDYNKPNGQKTVNPEEVIEFLEKLEIRKFYGVGKVTTEKMYKLGIFTGFDLKQKSEIFLTENFGKSGGYYYHVVRGVHNSAVKPHRIPKSVGAERTFSENLSSEIFMLERLEHIATELERRLKKSTISGKTITLKIKYSDFTLQTRSKTLRYYIADKHLILETAKELLYQEKLENSVRLLGISLANLNTDKKEKTEDKKMVTIQLQFDF; via the coding sequence ATGTCAATTGATTTACCCATCAGAAAAATTATTCATGTAGATATGGATGCCTTTTACGCATCTGTAGAAGAATTGGATAATCCAGATTTAAAAGGGAAACCTTTAGCTGTAGGTGGTAGCGAAATTAGAGGTGTTGTTGCTGCAGCAAATTACGAAGCTCGTAAATATGGTGTCCGTAGTGCTATGAGTAGCGTTATGGCAAAGCGCAACTGTCCGCAAATAACTTTTGTACAACCCAGATTTGAACGGTATAAAGAGATCTCTCAGAAAATAAGAAAGATATTTTATGATTATACAGATCTGGTAGAGCCCTTATCTTTAGATGAAGCCTACTTAGATGTAACGGTGAACAAAAAAGGAAATCCTTCTGCATCACTAATCGCTAAAGAAATTAGGCAACGAATTTTTGACGAATTAGGTCTCGTAGCATCTGCAGGAATTTCTATCAATAAGTTTATTGCAAAAGTTGCTAGTGATTACAACAAGCCTAACGGACAAAAAACGGTAAACCCAGAAGAGGTTATTGAATTTTTAGAAAAGCTAGAAATTAGAAAATTTTATGGCGTAGGGAAGGTTACTACTGAAAAGATGTACAAATTAGGCATCTTTACAGGGTTTGATTTAAAACAGAAGTCCGAGATTTTCTTAACTGAAAATTTTGGTAAAAGTGGAGGGTATTATTATCATGTTGTTCGTGGCGTACATAACAGTGCTGTAAAACCACATCGTATTCCTAAATCTGTAGGTGCAGAACGTACATTTAGCGAAAACCTAAGTAGTGAAATTTTTATGTTAGAGCGTTTAGAACATATTGCCACAGAATTAGAACGCCGCCTAAAAAAATCTACTATTTCTGGGAAAACAATTACGTTAAAAATAAAATATAGTGATTTTACCTTACAAACACGAAGCAAAACATTACGCTATTATATCGCTGATAAGCATTTAATTTTAGAAACTGCTAAAGAACTTTTATACCAAGAAAAATTAGAAAATTCTGTACGCTTACTAGGCATTTCATTAGCAAATTTAAATACGGATAAAAAAGAAAAAACCGAAGATAAAAAAATGGTAACCATTCAATTACAATTCGATTTTTAA
- a CDS encoding plastocyanin/azurin family copper-binding protein yields MKNLVVVLAVALGSLFSVNAQDMKMSKTISLEQTKGEFTQKQITVDEGTYTFEIANNAVGHDVGFVLVKKGEDISKPENHIQTAYVTKAVGTGLKGTSKPTKLAKGEYVYFCPLNPTATDNTLTVK; encoded by the coding sequence ATGAAAAATTTAGTAGTAGTATTAGCCGTTGCATTAGGATCATTATTTTCAGTAAATGCGCAAGACATGAAAATGAGCAAAACAATTTCTCTTGAACAAACCAAAGGAGAGTTTACTCAAAAACAAATTACGGTAGATGAAGGTACCTATACTTTTGAAATTGCGAATAACGCAGTAGGTCATGATGTAGGTTTTGTATTAGTAAAAAAGGGAGAAGATATTTCTAAACCAGAAAACCATATACAAACAGCATACGTTACAAAAGCTGTGGGTACAGGTTTAAAAGGAACATCTAAGCCAACAAAATTAGCTAAAGGAGAATATGTTTATTTCTGTCCTTTAAACCCAACTGCTACAGATAATACGTTAACTGTAAAATAA
- a CDS encoding carboxymuconolactone decarboxylase family protein, protein MSTFNVPKREEVSSTNQALFDNLEKAVGFVPNLYATYAYSENALQNYLALSGAKTSLKAKEKEVVNLAVSQVNECSYCLAAHTAIGKMNGFTDEQILELRAGKASFDAKLNALAALSKNITENRGATDAAIVESFFNAGWTKENLVDTIVLVGDKTISNYLHKTTDVPVDFPEVRIAL, encoded by the coding sequence ATGAGCACATTTAATGTACCTAAAAGAGAAGAAGTATCAAGTACCAATCAGGCCTTATTTGACAATTTAGAAAAAGCAGTAGGCTTTGTTCCTAATTTATATGCAACCTATGCCTATAGCGAAAATGCATTGCAAAATTATTTAGCACTAAGTGGCGCAAAAACATCACTTAAAGCAAAAGAGAAAGAAGTAGTCAACTTAGCGGTGAGTCAAGTTAATGAATGTTCTTATTGTTTAGCAGCACACACCGCAATAGGTAAAATGAACGGTTTTACAGACGAACAAATTTTAGAATTGCGTGCTGGTAAAGCCTCTTTTGACGCGAAACTAAATGCTTTAGCAGCATTATCAAAAAACATAACTGAAAATAGAGGAGCTACAGATGCCGCTATCGTAGAAAGTTTCTTTAACGCAGGTTGGACAAAAGAAAACTTGGTAGATACTATTGTATTAGTAGGAGACAAAACCATTTCAAATTATTTACACAAAACTACAGATGTACCTGTAGATTTTCCGGAAGTACGTATAGCACTTTAA
- a CDS encoding helix-turn-helix domain-containing protein, with amino-acid sequence MKYEFYDTNLGSIFGLTDDIKKDEKSFRINSSTISFLWNRNNTSLEITIDNADILLLPNQIVTTTYLHHVSFEKTQLPLTSFLFNREFYCIADHDSEVSCNGILFFGTQDLPIITIPEAQEKKFETLYEIFQDEFATPDKIQGDMLQMLLKRLIIICTRLAKEQLILKDFDNDQVDVIRKFNVLVDTHYKTKRKVAEYADLLFKSPKTLSNLFAKYNQKSPQQIILERITLEAKRLMQFTDKQNQEIAFELGFNDSAHFSSFFKKMTSTSPTQYRENKSILS; translated from the coding sequence ATGAAATACGAATTTTATGATACTAATTTGGGTTCCATATTTGGGTTAACAGATGATATTAAGAAAGACGAAAAATCATTCCGCATAAATTCTTCTACGATTAGTTTTTTATGGAATAGAAACAATACTTCTTTAGAGATTACTATAGATAATGCAGACATCTTATTACTGCCAAACCAAATAGTAACGACTACCTACTTACATCATGTTTCTTTTGAGAAAACACAATTACCTTTAACTAGTTTCTTATTTAACCGAGAATTTTACTGTATTGCAGATCATGATAGTGAAGTGTCATGTAACGGTATTTTATTCTTTGGAACACAAGACTTACCTATTATAACAATTCCCGAAGCTCAGGAGAAAAAATTTGAGACCCTTTATGAAATTTTCCAGGACGAATTTGCTACGCCTGATAAAATTCAAGGAGATATGCTTCAAATGCTTTTAAAAAGATTGATTATCATTTGTACGCGCTTAGCAAAAGAACAATTGATTCTTAAAGACTTTGATAATGATCAGGTAGATGTTATTAGAAAATTTAATGTTTTGGTAGATACCCATTATAAAACAAAACGAAAAGTAGCAGAATATGCGGATCTACTTTTTAAGAGTCCAAAAACATTATCTAATCTTTTTGCCAAATACAATCAGAAATCTCCTCAGCAAATTATATTAGAACGTATTACATTAGAAGCAAAACGGTTAATGCAGTTTACAGATAAACAAAATCAAGAGATAGCTTTTGAACTTGGTTTTAACGATTCGGCCCATTTTAGTAGTTTTTTTAAAAAAATGACGAGTACTTCTCCTACACAATACCGTGAAAACAAGTCTATTTTAAGCTAA